The following is a genomic window from Antechinus flavipes isolate AdamAnt ecotype Samford, QLD, Australia chromosome 3, AdamAnt_v2, whole genome shotgun sequence.
gtcggaacagaagtgagtgcaagggataatgttgtaaaaaaaaaattacccatgtatatgtactgtcaataaaaagttatttaaaaaaagaaaaacatacattTCTTCACAATCAACACCTGTATCAGTAACTATGTTTATGACTTCCAGACATTTATCACTGACTCCCAGAATCATGGCAAACTGATCCTTCTTTTGGTGCAATCCCCTATTAACATTTACAGGCTTTCATGGTTCCACACTTATGTGTGGTCCTTAACAAGGtacaaaaaagatgataaaaaggaAGATGGATTAAGGGGGGTAATGgcaagaatcaaaacaaaaaatttatgttaaatatggtagaaatatatgttaaatccaatatgtgcatatatatttatacaattatcttgctgcacaagaaaaatcaaatcaaaccagaaaaaaagagaaagaaaacaaaatgcaagcaaacaacaacaaaaagaatgaaaatgatatgttgtaaaccacactcagttcccacagtcctctctctcggtataaatggctctcttcatcaaaagatcattggaagtagtctgaatcatctcattgttgatgaaagtcatgtccatcagaattaatcattgggttcttttcttttataaatttgactcagttcctctaCTTGTGAGAAAGgtctttattagaaaaatgatataaaatttttggATATCACATCATTGTATACAGtatctttttaataaaatgaaatcttactgattatttcttttaatcaaacctatttttgcttttattctgtCTGAGATTATGATCACTACCCTTTCTCACCCTTTTCCCCCACTCCATCTCCAGTCCTTTGTTTTAATCCCACATGTGCTTTTCTGATTCAAGGATGTCTCTTGTAAACAGCATTTTGTTGAATTCTCATTTCTAATTGATTCTgatatccacttctgttttaagAGGTTATTTTCTTCATCAAGTTTTTGTATCTCCTTGTCCATTTGACCACAACTtgctcaaccattccccaactgatgagtatcttctcaatttcctttttttagcatcacaaaaagagttaccATAAAGTTTTGTGCACTTAGGTCCTTTCACTTTTTTTACGGTATTTTAGGGAAATAGACTTAATAGAGGTATCAAAGCATAAACACAGTTTAattgccttttgggcatagttgaaattactcttcagaatgattTGATCAGATCACCACACTGATAACAATACATTACtctcctaattttcccacatatgtgaaaaattaggtctttatcaaaagtactttatatatatatacatatatatatatatatatatgtatatatatatatatatatatatatatatatatatatacacacacacacatatatatgtatatgtgtgtgtgtgtgtgtgtgtgtgtgtgtgtatagtatatatattgtttcccagttttcgttctaatcttggctgcattgattttgtttgtgtaaaaacattttaaattactataatcaaattttctactttatatttgataatgttctctatctcatttggtcatgaattcttcttttctccaaagatctgacagctAAATTATTCATTGCTCCCTAATTTGCTTTTGGTATAAATTgttatatctatatcatatacccattttgaccttatcttggtatacagtgtaaGATGTTGATCTCtatctatttttccatatacTTTTCCACTTTTCacagaatattttattaaatagtgagttcttgtcatCAAAACTGATGGTTTTAGGATTTATCGAATACTGGTTTACTCTGACTTATGTACTTAATTTATTTCATTGAGCTACTACTCTGTTCcttaatcagtaccaaatagttttgatggttgctgttttataatacaaTGTGACATCTGGTACTGATAGATGCcctaattttgaatttttcctgCAATATTTCCCTTGATGTTCTTGGCCTtatgttctttcagatgaattttgctgtgatttttttatagctctataaaataattttggtagtttgattggtatggcaccaTACAAATAAATAGGCTTAGGcagaattatctttttattgaATTGTCTCAATGAACAACTGATATTCTTCTAGttatttagatttgactttatttgtgtgaaaagtattttgtaattttgttcatatagtcttgacagatagactcccaaacattttttattgtctacagttattttaaaaagaatttctctttctatttcttgctgctgagATTTGTTAGTTACATATAAAAATCctgatgatttgtgtaggtttGTTTTATGTCCTAGAACTTCACTAAAATGggtaattatttcaagtaattttttaattgattttctagaattttctaagtataccatcatatcatctgcaaagagtgttttctcattacctgttctaattccatttctttttttttctcttattgctgtagctaacatttctaacaatTCACTAACAATagtgaaaaataatgatgatcatgagcatccttgtttcaccccttatTTTATTGGGAAGGCTATAGCTATTACATATGTctattacagataatgtttgctgatggttatACGTGGATGTGacttattatttaaaggaaaggtccatttagtcctatgctctctaatgtttttaataggaatgggtgctctattttgtcaagttttttcagcatctgttgagataatcatgatttgtgctggttttgttactgatatggtcaattaaactgataattttcctaaaattgaaaaaaaaattgaatcagtTCTGTATGCCTGATATGTATCACCTATTGATAGTATATAATTCTTGTTTGAATGGTGAGGGATAAATTACTGTCCCATCCTGAAGATTAATCTCAAggcaaggaaaaggaaatgaagggggaagaaagagaggagattaGGTTCACATCTCAACACTGGCAAGACTGAAGGAGGATAAGGGGCTTGTTCAGGCCACAGTTGCTGGGATTGCTTATTCCAAATGTGTTTCCTTCACATTACTATATTTCCCTAATTTTGTGAAATGGCTTTCTTGAATATTACCTTAAGaactaattaaatgaaataatgtacttGCTTTGGAAGGCAAAGAAATAGCCTTTGTGTAAAGACTGTGGTGTATGAATGATAAGTGATGATCAACAGATACTTCTAGATAAACAGCCTTATATCAATGAGGGATGTCTGATCATCAATCagatagtcaataaacatttattaaggactagGCAGTATGTGATTACCTTTTCCAGTCCtaatatggaaaggaaaaaaatacaaattcatataAGAGACCATTCAAGATACTTGCTATATGCAGTATTAACTAGCTAATCCAATTATGATCCTAATGGTGAAGATAGCAGAGGCAGGAAGTTGCAGTGGCTTGATAAGTGAACTGATTTCTCAAAGTGGGCCTGTTCAAATGGAAGAAGGCATCAGGAGCTGggagaatttaaataaatattccaaaaatccatattttcatcttcccttcctttccctctctcccagctCATATCCCAAATGAATGTGGGATAATGAGaaagctctttctttttctctttcctccttctatgGTATCTGCATAAACTTCCAATAACAAGAATTCCCAGGAAACCTCTTATTGGAATATTATCTGGGGATGGAATTGGGTAGGACAGAAGGGAGCAAATCCTCCTTGGAGGAGCTGGAGGAGCCAGGTGCTTCTCTTTCTGGTTTCCCTTGGGAGAATTTGCTGTCATGTAGCAAGTTAATATGAATCATAAATTATGCATCATGAAAATCCTAGTTGATTGGGCAGTGGGGATATAGTTTCTCCTGTCATCTACAGGGCTGGGGAACCCTCTCCTTAGACAGAGCTCCACTCTTTGCCAGAAGTTGCACCCATTCTCTACCCTGGCAAAAAAGTGTTCCTCTCTCTGAAAGAAGCAGCAGTGACTTGAGGCCAGGACCAAGGACACTCTGGGATTGTAGAGGAAGAAAGGTGAGAAAATAAACCCATGAATATTCTGGTGCCCAGAGCTTGCCTGGTAGCCTATTAGAGTGGCTGGAATCCTCTGTTCTTGCTGGTCATTTTTCTGGTCCTCACTCAAACCTCCTCTCAAAAAAATTGACCTATATACTGGAGGTTTTTGTGTTTCCTGAAAGGTGAGGAGGGCTCTCGAAAGGGCTGGTCTAACAGAAGAAAAGGAgcaaggggaaagaagaaaaagaagggactcAAAAACTATAGAAAAGGAGATTTAGAGAGCCTCAGGGGTTGAGATGAGCAACTGATTGAGAGGCTAACAAAAGTTTGGTTAGGAGACAGAAGAAGTGTGAAGATAGAGAGGAAAGTTCTCCATCTCCTATCTCCCCCATTTGTCccaattctctcttcttctctcatcTCTGTATTATCATCCTTtctattcttccctttcctttcctttcaatatttcttctcttttccaatatTCCAATTCTCTTATGTTCATCAATCTCTGAGCCAGGGTTTTTTCCTCAAGGATATCTGTCCACAGATTTAAAGAATCTGTGAACTTAGATGACTAGGAAAATGTATTATTGCTTTCATTAGCCTTTCACTTTCCTTTGTAGagctgtgtattttattttattcctttgaaaACAGGATTTTAAGAAGTGTCCATAAGGTTCACCAGCCTTCCagaacacaaaaaaagttaaggatcTTTGCCTGAACTCTTGCTTTAGACACTCTGACCCATACTGCTCCTCATCCTCTTTATTCTACTGCTTTCTTTATTTGCACATCCTTGTAGTGGAAGGTCAAAGATTTAAATCCTCAGAAGTCATCACCTCTTTCTTCAGTGGGGAAAATGACACTCAGCTTAAATGGCTAGCCTGAGTTCATCTCAGTAGCAAACAGCTGAATTAAGATGTTAAATAAGGTTCTCATTGTGATTGTACCACAGAGAGGATCCAAGATGAGATTCCCATGAGGTTCatcatcattctttctctttatttcctagTTCTTCTCCTACCTCACTGGCCATGCTTTCTCTGACCTGGataattcttccttctctaatttttctttaaatatggaCCTTCTTTAAGGTCAGAgactctgttcttttctttctaggaACTCTCTGCCTTACTGACTTCATCTACTCCCAGCAAACATGACTAAGACTTTGACTCTTACATCTCCATCTAAAGCCCTGACTGCCTTTCTTAGTATTTCCAGATTTCTGCAGAACACATCTATCTAGAGAATGAATTGGCAATTGCTTAGGTtcaatatttccaaaacataAGTTCTCCTCTCCCACCCTCTGCAATCCATCAATGAGTTTCTCTTTGGGACTTTCCCATTTCTGTGGTTGACACTATTTTGTTCTTCCCAGTCACATACACTCAAGATCCCACCTTATCTCCAAATGGATAATGTATGCAAAGCACACTCCAAAACTTGAGACACCACACAGATCAAAAGTCAGTTGCTGttgttgcattttctttttctgccttatCCACCTAGTCAGTTGCCAGTTCTTGCTGATTCTACCTTTAAAATAGCTGTcatctttacacacacacagagaaatatagTCTAGGGCAGGttttcatcacctctcacctgggcTCATTAACagtcttctcattcttcttcctgCCTCCAACCTCTCCCATGTGCACTTTGTCCTACAAATGCTGACCGCGTAGTTCAAAAAAGATATAGTTCCGAGCATGTTGCTTATCTATTCAAGAACCTTTAGGGATCAATAAAAAAGCCTAAACTCCTAACCTAACATTCAAATAGCACCTAATGAGATCTAAATAAGATAGGACAAGCAAAAAAGGTAATATAATCTTAGACTGCATTAAGATAGGAATAATTTCTAGTGAGGAAATGCTTATTTGGTTGTCCTCAGTGGACAGACCTCAAGGCAGTAAGTAGAAGTTACAGAATAGATTTCAGTTTGATATGTAAAAAAGCTTACTCTCACttagagataaataaaaaggaaaatggctaTCACTAGCAATCTTTAAATcaaggctaattttttttttagaaatattctagggcaactagttggtgcaatggatagagcatcctgaactcagaaggacctgagttcaaatctggtttcagacacttaacacttcctagctgtgtgaccctggggaagtcacttaaccccagttgcctcagaaataaaagaaatattccaGAGAAGACCCTTGTTTTGTGGAAGTCATAGAAAATACTTTCTGAGGTCTTTTCTTATGAGATCCTATAGAAATCAGGGGATAGCCAAACTGAAAGTAGTGGGGCACATGCAACAAGTAAACAAGCAACCTCAACCCTTGTCCTACCTCTTTTCCTGCATAGATACTTAATCTTCAGCAAGTCATCTTCCTTCTTTGGCCCCTGATGGCCTTATGTGTGAAAGAAAGCCTTGAACTAGATCATCTTTAAAGATCCCTTTAACGCTAAAATTCCATGATGCTAGAATGGTACCTAAACTTTCAGGGAAAGATATTTCAATATAGAGTTTTCAAATGAGGAACTTAGAAGATCCTGGGTTCCTCTGTCCTTGTCCAATGTTGAGCTCTCTAGAttccatcatctttttttttcctttttcaggaTCCTACCGTCTCAATGTTTCCTGCTTCAAACTACAGTTCTGTTACTGAATTTATCCTGCTTGGCTTCTCCAGTGACCCTGCTTTAAATAGAatctttttcatcatctttctccttctctaccTCTGCTCAGTTCTTGCCAATGGACTCATCATCATTCTGATCTGCCTGGATTCTCATCTCCACACCCCTATGTACTTTTTCCTCAGCAATCTCTCCCTCCTGGACATAGGCAATGTCACTGCCATAATGCCTCAGATGTTGGTACACATGCTTTCCAGTTCTAAGCTCATCTCCTTTGAACGTTGCTGGATGCAGTTATATATATTTGGTGTCATAGGAATCAGTGAGGGCATCTTCTTTGCAGTCATGGCCTATGACCGTTACATAGCTATCTGCTTCCCACTGCGTTACATGCTCATCCTCAATTGGGACCTGTGTGTGTGGTTGGTGGTAGGGGCCTGGgcttctggtttctttttttccatattccaTGTTTTTTTTACCATGAAGCTTCCTTTCTGTGGCCATAATGTGATCAACCATTATTTCTGTGATGGTCTCTCAGTTCGGAACCTGGCCTGCAGGGACACACACATTATTGAGCTGGTAGACTTAGTCCTGAGCATCTTCACGATGTTAATCCCTCTGTCCCTCATCCTGGCCTCCTATGTTCGCATTACCATGGCCATCCTCAAAATCAAATCCACCCAAGGAAGATATAAGGCTTTCTCTACTTGTGCTTCCCACCTAACTGTGGTCACTATGTTCTATGCACCTGTCATATACATCTATATGAGATCCAATTCTATTCACTCCCCAGAGAAAATCAAGGTGATCTCACTTTTCTATAATGTGTTTACTGCATTCCTCAATCCTATGGTTTACAGCCTTAGGAATAAAGACATAAAGGCAGCATTCATCAAGGTAATGATGCGGAACAGAGTTGCCTAGTGAACAGAGAGCCTTAGAatggattattctttttttttttctttgagactgaGCTTCCCTATCTCACCCAGACTAGAAATACAGCCACCACTTTATTGTCCCCATCCCCACTGTTAATCATTGATCCACTACATTTTTATCTGGGACAAAGCCATCCATAGGCAGCCTGTTTTCCCATCCCTTTTCCCTCACACCCCCTGCTCCTAAAGGGTGCACCCTATTCTTGCTGCATCTAATATATCCTTTAGTCCCATTATAACTTAGAACCTTTGAACTCATTTGATCCACCAACCTTAGTCTCCCCTTCGTAGCAAGGATTGTAGGTATGTGCAACCACACTGGGCATGTAGGGTCAATTCCTACTTCGGACTTT
Proteins encoded in this region:
- the LOC127555568 gene encoding olfactory receptor 2D2-like, which gives rise to MFPASNYSSVTEFILLGFSSDPALNRIFFIIFLLLYLCSVLANGLIIILICLDSHLHTPMYFFLSNLSLLDIGNVTAIMPQMLVHMLSSSKLISFERCWMQLYIFGVIGISEGIFFAVMAYDRYIAICFPLRYMLILNWDLCVWLVVGAWASGFFFSIFHVFFTMKLPFCGHNVINHYFCDGLSVRNLACRDTHIIELVDLVLSIFTMLIPLSLILASYVRITMAILKIKSTQGRYKAFSTCASHLTVVTMFYAPVIYIYMRSNSIHSPEKIKVISLFYNVFTAFLNPMVYSLRNKDIKAAFIKVMMRNRVA